From the genome of Pseudomonas bubulae:
CGGGCGCCGGAAAACCGAAAAGCCCTGTGAGCAAAATACACATTGGGTAGCAAAGCTATCAGGCCTCCGCAGAGTCCTGAATATCCGGCGACGACTCCATGCCATTGCCAGAGCCCCAGAGCAGCCAGCAATAAAACGACAAATTGAGCCAGCAAAACCGGAAAAACCGCCAAGCGATGGAACGGCAAGCGGTTTGGCGTGCGGGTTTCCATCACAACTGCTCCTCAAAGGTCGGCTACCAAAAACAGAAAACTTGGCATAATTTGTGCCGACAAAATGCGCGCAGAGTATAGGGGCGACGAAGCCCCTATTCAACTGTCAGGTAGTGATTTCCGACTGCGCGCTACATGAGGAATTGTTTCAGCGGATGTGAGCAAGCACTCCTTGCAGCTCATCCAGGGAATTGTAACCAATCACTAACTGGCCTTTTCCCTTCTTTCCGTGGCGGATCTGCACCGCAGAGCCCAGCCGCTCAGCCAGACGCTGTTCGAGTCTGGCAATGTCCGGATCGGTTTTAACCGGTTCCGCGGGTTCCTGTTTGCCACTCAACCACTGGCGAACCAGGGCTTCAGTCTGACGTACCGTCAGGCCTCGTGCGACAACGTGTCGCGCCCCTTCAACCTGCTGAGCATCAGGCAAACCGAGCAATGCCCGCGCATGACCCATTTCCAGGTCACCGTGGGACAGCATGGTCTTGATCACTTCCGGTAACGAAATCAATCGCAACAAGTTAGCCACAGACACCCGGGACTTACCCACAGCGTCGGCGACTTGCTGTTGAGTCAGCTGGAACTCTTGCTGCAAACGCTGCAAGGCGACAGCTTCCTCGATCGGATTGAGGTCTTCACGCTGAATGTTCTCGATCAACGCCATCGCAATGGCGGTTTCGTCCGGCACGTCTTTGACCATCGCCGGGATTGTGTCCTTGCCGGCCTGTTGGCTGGCGCGCCAGCGACGTTCACCGGCGATGATCTCAAAGCGGTTACCTTCGATCGGGCGCACCACGATCGGTTGCATCACGCCCTGGGTGCGGATCGAGCTGGCCAGTTCTTCAAGCGCCTGCGGATCCATGTCGCGACGAGGCTGGTACTTGCCGCGCTGGATCAGGTCCAGGGGCAGGTGCTGCAGTTCGCTTTGATCAACCTTGACCGCTTGCTCTTCCAGCGAGCTGACCGTAGGACCACTCAGGAGTGCATCCAGTCCGCGTCCGAGACCTCGTTTCTTGACGGCCATGGAAATTCCTTAAGTTGGCTGAGGCGTGCGGGTAGAACGACGTTGACGACGAACCAGCTCGCCCGCCAGGGCAAGGTAAGCAATCGCGCCACGGGAATTTTTGTCATACGCCAGCGCTGGCATGCCATAGCTTGGCGCTTCGGCCAGGCGGATGTTGCGCGGAATCACGGTGTCGTAGAGCTGCTCGCCGAAGTGTTCCTTGAGCTGCGCCGAAACATCGTTCATCAGGCTCAGGCGCGGGTCGTACATGGTGCGCAGCAGGCCTTCGATCTTCAGGTTCGGATTGAGCAGCTCGGCGATGCGCTTGATGTTATCCACAAGGTCGCTCAGGCCTTCGAGTGCAAAGTACTCGCACTGCATGGGGATAATCACCCCATCGGCCGCCACCAGGGCATTCAAGGTCAGCATCGACAACGACGGCGGGCAATCGATCAGGATGTAATCGTAGCTTTCGCGAACCGGGGCCAGCGCTGTACGCAGACGGCTTTCCTTCATCTGCATTTCGAGCAGCACGACTTCAGCCGCGGTCAAATCGCGGTTGGCGGGAAGCAACTGGTAACCACCGTGCTCGGAGATGTGCATGGCCTGGGCCAGATCGCATTCACCGATCAACAGGTCGTAGACCGAATTCTCAAGACCGTGTTTATCCACACCGCTACCCATGGTGGCGTTGCCCTGTGGATCAAGGTCAATGAGCAGCACGCGGCGCTTGGTCGCGACCAGCGATGCTGCGAGGTTGATACAGGTGGTGGTTTTACCCACACCACCTTTTTGGTTCGCTATTGCGAATACCTTAGCCATTCTTGCTTGCGTTCCCAATCATGCCGTGCGGCGCAGTATCAGCAGATGGCGTTGGCCTTGGCAACCCGGAACGGTCAAGGCGTGTTCGCCATCGAGACGAAAATCAGACGGCAATGCTACCAGCTCATCGGCCGGATGAACGCCCTTCATTGCCAACCAGCGGGTTTCGCTGTTGCCAAGGTGGCGCGTCCAGTTGCTGAAGTTCTCCATGCTGCTGAAAGCCCTGGAAACAATTCCGTTGAAAGGCTGCTCAGGCTGGAATTCTTCGACGCGACTGTGGATAACTTGCAGGTTATCCAGCTTCAGCTCGAGTTTTACCTGGGTCAGGAAACGAGTTTTCTTGCCGTTGCTGTCCAGGCAGGTCACTTGCGACTCGGGAAACAGGATCGCCAGGGGAATACCCGGCATGCCGCCGCCACTGCCCACATCCAGCCAACGGCCATTTTCGATGAAGGGCATCACGCTCAGACTGTCGAGCAAATGACGCGACACCATCTCGTCCGGGTTACGCACAGCCGTGAGGTTGTAGGCCTTGTTCCATTTGATCAACAGGGCCAGATAACCCAGCAATTGCTGATGCTGATGCTCGGTCAGTGCGACGCCCAGCTGGCGTGCACCTGTGGATAACTCTTCGGCGTGTTGTGCGGTTACCAGCGAACTCAAGCGTTTTGCTCCAACGTGCGGCCAGCGCCGCGCTTTTTCAGGTGAATCATCAACAGGGAAATTGCCGCAGGGGTCACACCCGGGATACGCGAAGCCTGGCCCAGGGTCTCGGGACGTGTGGCGCCCAACTTGCTCTGAATCTCTTTCGACAGACCGGAGATGGTCGTGTAATCGATATCCACAGGCAGCTTGGTATTTTCACTGGCACGCAGACGGGCAATTTCGTCTTGTTGACGATCGATATAACCGGCGTACTTGGTTTTGATCTCAACCTGCTCGGCAACCAGCGGGTCTTCTGCCCCCTGCCCGGTCACTTCAACCAGGCCGGCGTAATCAATTTCGGGGCGGGTCAGCAGGTTGAGCAAATTGTATTCATGGGTCAGCGGTGTGCCGAACTTGGCAGCAATGGCATCACCCTGCTCGGTACCCGGACGAACCCAGGTACTTTTGAGGCGTTGTTCTTCCTGCGCGATGCTTTCGCGCTTGGTGCAGAAAGCCG
Proteins encoded in this window:
- a CDS encoding ParA family protein translates to MAKVFAIANQKGGVGKTTTCINLAASLVATKRRVLLIDLDPQGNATMGSGVDKHGLENSVYDLLIGECDLAQAMHISEHGGYQLLPANRDLTAAEVVLLEMQMKESRLRTALAPVRESYDYILIDCPPSLSMLTLNALVAADGVIIPMQCEYFALEGLSDLVDNIKRIAELLNPNLKIEGLLRTMYDPRLSLMNDVSAQLKEHFGEQLYDTVIPRNIRLAEAPSYGMPALAYDKNSRGAIAYLALAGELVRRQRRSTRTPQPT
- the rsmG gene encoding 16S rRNA (guanine(527)-N(7))-methyltransferase RsmG — its product is MSSLVTAQHAEELSTGARQLGVALTEHQHQQLLGYLALLIKWNKAYNLTAVRNPDEMVSRHLLDSLSVMPFIENGRWLDVGSGGGMPGIPLAILFPESQVTCLDSNGKKTRFLTQVKLELKLDNLQVIHSRVEEFQPEQPFNGIVSRAFSSMENFSNWTRHLGNSETRWLAMKGVHPADELVALPSDFRLDGEHALTVPGCQGQRHLLILRRTA
- a CDS encoding F0F1 ATP synthase subunit I, which encodes METRTPNRLPFHRLAVFPVLLAQFVVLLLAALGLWQWHGVVAGYSGLCGGLIALLPNVYFAHRAFRFSGARAAQAIVRSFYAGEAGKLILTAVLFALTFAGVKPLAPLAVFGVFVLTQLVSWFAPLLMRTTLSRP
- a CDS encoding ParB/RepB/Spo0J family partition protein, whose translation is MAVKKRGLGRGLDALLSGPTVSSLEEQAVKVDQSELQHLPLDLIQRGKYQPRRDMDPQALEELASSIRTQGVMQPIVVRPIEGNRFEIIAGERRWRASQQAGKDTIPAMVKDVPDETAIAMALIENIQREDLNPIEEAVALQRLQQEFQLTQQQVADAVGKSRVSVANLLRLISLPEVIKTMLSHGDLEMGHARALLGLPDAQQVEGARHVVARGLTVRQTEALVRQWLSGKQEPAEPVKTDPDIARLEQRLAERLGSAVQIRHGKKGKGQLVIGYNSLDELQGVLAHIR